In Kordiimonas pumila, a single genomic region encodes these proteins:
- a CDS encoding TonB-dependent siderophore receptor, whose translation MKLTRLSLNMSTAIAMAMAATAVSAQDTQANADNTASIEEIVVLGTPGGAGIAKQNASFAITTMSEDAISLAGPKSTAELFTLVPGVWAESSGGIAGANIDVRGLPGGSDAPFVTMSINGAPIYGTEMLSFMEQSVLFRIDETVSSAEALRGGPNAVFSNGEPGVTLNFNLKKGGDETEGRVKYSTSDYGLQRVDAVMSGPLGNDLYYMVGGYVQSSDGIRDAEFTSEKGKQFTVQLTKVLENGEINAWARMTDDHGQWYLPMALGTGNDLGTFSQLGNNSRYRTLQVNANGDMETFDFADGRGWDGVVTGLNADFDLGDGWAIRDNMSYTKGNADTLGFVPDGGSVQVSALPGGTATTTGGETLAGSEYVQAYGHWVVLKDIESFTNDISINKHLGDHDITVGYYRANWSSDDFWSIGNFLPFHNVANGDSLDGTTCADLAAAGSGTGCWAYGIQSSGDATADALYIADSWQATSQLRFDFGVRQEWIEIDYVLDSGPGYPDGIRDMATTLKDDAVSYTGAVNFDFNDDVGVFARYSKGSLFPHFDDVRENNLNVNGVKQLEGGVKYSGEHFGLFATAFYNKNDSFSSVVGSVIGATAFKTRSIGVEVDGSFTYGPFSLSVLATVQDAKITESTTPADVDNQVLRQPKTQFRISPSYMFEIGDVSATLYGAVQLVGHRYGDNANTVDLDGYEKLDAGILVRTSSNLFFQVHGDNLTDSHGITEGDPRNPSAPNGRPILGRSVKFSIGYDF comes from the coding sequence ATGAAACTAACTCGACTTAGTTTGAATATGTCGACTGCGATAGCTATGGCGATGGCAGCGACGGCTGTATCCGCGCAGGATACACAGGCAAATGCAGACAATACTGCATCCATTGAAGAAATTGTGGTGCTGGGTACTCCTGGCGGTGCAGGTATCGCAAAGCAGAATGCAAGTTTTGCTATTACAACCATGAGCGAAGATGCAATTAGCCTCGCAGGGCCTAAAAGTACGGCAGAACTTTTTACTCTTGTTCCGGGTGTGTGGGCGGAAAGCTCTGGCGGTATTGCAGGCGCGAATATCGATGTACGTGGCTTACCGGGTGGCAGTGATGCGCCGTTTGTGACCATGTCTATTAACGGTGCACCAATTTACGGCACTGAAATGCTGTCCTTTATGGAACAAAGTGTTCTGTTTCGAATTGATGAAACAGTTTCAAGTGCTGAAGCTCTGAGAGGCGGCCCTAACGCTGTTTTCTCTAACGGCGAGCCGGGTGTGACACTGAACTTTAACCTGAAAAAAGGCGGCGATGAGACTGAAGGCCGGGTTAAATACTCGACATCAGATTATGGCTTGCAGCGTGTTGATGCGGTTATGTCTGGCCCCCTTGGTAATGATCTGTATTACATGGTCGGTGGCTATGTTCAGTCATCTGATGGTATTCGGGATGCTGAATTTACTTCCGAAAAAGGCAAGCAATTCACGGTTCAACTGACCAAGGTTCTTGAAAACGGCGAAATTAACGCATGGGCGCGTATGACAGATGACCACGGTCAGTGGTATCTACCCATGGCGCTTGGTACAGGTAACGACCTGGGCACATTCTCGCAGCTTGGCAATAACTCGCGCTATCGCACACTTCAAGTGAATGCAAACGGCGATATGGAAACATTCGACTTTGCGGATGGTCGTGGTTGGGACGGTGTTGTTACGGGCCTTAATGCAGATTTTGACCTCGGCGATGGTTGGGCAATCAGGGACAACATGTCCTATACAAAAGGCAATGCTGACACCCTTGGTTTTGTTCCAGATGGTGGTTCTGTTCAAGTTTCTGCCTTGCCGGGTGGTACAGCAACAACGACAGGCGGTGAAACGCTGGCTGGTAGCGAGTATGTACAGGCATATGGCCACTGGGTTGTCTTGAAAGATATTGAATCGTTCACAAATGATATCAGCATCAACAAACACCTTGGTGATCATGATATTACTGTTGGCTATTACCGTGCCAACTGGTCATCGGATGATTTCTGGTCAATCGGTAATTTCTTGCCCTTCCATAATGTAGCGAACGGCGATTCCCTCGATGGCACTACATGCGCTGATTTGGCTGCTGCCGGGTCAGGTACAGGATGTTGGGCATATGGTATCCAGTCATCGGGTGATGCAACAGCAGATGCGCTTTATATCGCCGATAGCTGGCAGGCAACGTCACAGCTACGGTTTGATTTTGGTGTACGTCAGGAATGGATCGAGATTGATTATGTGCTCGATTCTGGCCCGGGCTACCCTGACGGTATACGCGATATGGCTACTACACTGAAAGACGATGCTGTTTCCTACACTGGCGCTGTGAACTTTGACTTCAACGACGATGTGGGTGTGTTTGCACGGTATTCAAAAGGGTCACTTTTCCCACACTTTGATGATGTACGGGAAAACAACTTGAATGTGAACGGTGTGAAGCAGCTTGAAGGCGGCGTGAAATATTCAGGTGAGCATTTTGGCCTGTTTGCAACGGCCTTCTATAACAAGAATGACAGCTTCTCCAGTGTTGTAGGCAGCGTTATTGGTGCAACAGCCTTTAAAACGCGGTCTATCGGGGTTGAAGTGGATGGTAGTTTCACATATGGGCCGTTTAGCCTTTCTGTTCTTGCAACTGTTCAAGATGCTAAGATCACAGAATCGACAACACCTGCAGATGTGGATAACCAAGTTCTGCGCCAACCAAAAACACAGTTCCGTATTTCACCAAGCTATATGTTTGAAATTGGTGATGTAAGCGCGACTTTGTATGGTGCTGTACAGCTTGTTGGCCACCGTTACGGCGATAACGCTAACACGGTTGACCTTGACGGTTATGAAAAGCTTGATGCAGGTATTCTGGTGCGTACATCCTCTAACCTGTTCTTCCAAGTGCATGGGGATAACCTGACTGATAGCCACGGCATAACAGAAGGTGATCCGCGCAACCCGTCTGCACCGAATGGCCGCCCCATTCTTGGTCGTTCTGTGAAGTTCAGCATTGGGTATGATTTCTAA
- a CDS encoding LacI family DNA-binding transcriptional regulator, whose amino-acid sequence MEKSKNLTMADIAKLAGVSEATVSRALKNSPLINKETRAKVQRVAAENNYEINAAARNFRLKKTHTLAVVLMVDRDWGHEVTDAFLLVLLGSIADEASHHGYDLLLATNPRQIYDMNGYYIESKRADGLIIIGQGRNDARLDLLATKKAPFIVWGAHVEEHNYLTVGSDNETGAEDATALLIKNGRKRIAFMGDERHPEVEHRLKGYKKALQKASIPIDDQLIIKTDFSRSDGYNKTDQVLLGEGRDFDAIFAVSDNVAIGAMKRLTEAGKIIPDDVAVIGFDDISLASFSSPGLTTVHQDITQGGKCLVQNLLDIMAGKTVDHVALPAKLVIRQSCGSA is encoded by the coding sequence ATGGAAAAAAGTAAAAACCTAACCATGGCAGATATAGCCAAGCTTGCTGGTGTTTCCGAGGCAACTGTATCCCGTGCCTTGAAGAACAGCCCTCTTATCAATAAAGAAACCCGGGCAAAAGTTCAGCGAGTCGCAGCAGAAAATAATTATGAAATAAATGCCGCCGCCAGAAATTTCCGTCTTAAAAAAACCCACACACTTGCTGTGGTGCTGATGGTAGACCGTGACTGGGGCCACGAAGTTACAGATGCGTTTTTGCTGGTGCTGCTGGGCAGTATTGCGGATGAAGCCTCCCATCATGGCTATGATTTGCTGCTCGCAACCAACCCGCGCCAAATATACGACATGAATGGATATTATATTGAAAGCAAGCGGGCAGATGGTCTTATTATCATTGGTCAAGGCCGCAATGATGCCCGCCTCGACCTGCTCGCAACCAAAAAAGCACCGTTCATTGTTTGGGGTGCGCATGTTGAAGAACATAACTATCTAACCGTTGGCAGCGACAATGAAACCGGCGCAGAAGATGCCACCGCTTTACTCATCAAAAATGGCCGCAAACGGATTGCCTTTATGGGTGATGAGCGCCACCCAGAGGTGGAACACCGCCTGAAGGGGTACAAAAAAGCACTTCAAAAAGCATCCATCCCAATTGATGACCAGTTGATCATCAAAACAGATTTTTCTCGATCAGACGGCTACAATAAAACGGATCAGGTTTTACTAGGCGAAGGCCGCGACTTTGACGCGATTTTTGCTGTAAGTGATAATGTCGCTATCGGTGCCATGAAGCGCCTTACTGAAGCAGGTAAAATAATCCCCGATGATGTTGCTGTTATCGGGTTTGATGATATCTCACTTGCAAGCTTTAGTTCACCGGGACTAACGACCGTACACCAAGATATTACCCAAGGGGGCAAGTGCCTCGTACAAAACCTGCTGGATATAATGGCAGGAAAAACTGTTGACCATGTCGCCTTGCCTGCAAAGCTTGTTATCCGACAATCGTGCGGCAGCGCCTAA
- the pgmB gene encoding beta-phosphoglucomutase, whose amino-acid sequence MTPKTCIFDLDGVVVDTAKYHFQAWRRLAEFVGVAFTHEDNDNLKGVGRMESLDYILAKSPRLFSNKERLALADQKNDDYKELIKGINAAELLPGVSDTFTWLREEGWKIGLASASRNAPQVIKSLGVEGVFDYVADAGKILNGKPAPDIFLDVARALNSAPTDAIGVEDAVAGVTAIKAAGMIAVGIGDPALLHEADVVMPTPEGLIECFKLMQAKA is encoded by the coding sequence ATGACACCAAAAACCTGTATATTTGATCTGGACGGTGTGGTTGTTGACACCGCTAAATACCATTTTCAGGCATGGCGCAGGCTTGCGGAATTTGTAGGCGTTGCCTTCACCCACGAAGACAACGATAACTTAAAAGGCGTGGGGCGCATGGAATCGCTAGATTATATTCTGGCAAAATCACCTCGACTGTTTTCAAATAAAGAACGGCTCGCCCTCGCGGACCAGAAGAATGATGATTACAAAGAACTGATTAAAGGGATAAACGCGGCAGAGTTGCTGCCAGGTGTATCAGACACCTTTACCTGGCTCAGGGAAGAAGGTTGGAAGATCGGCTTAGCATCAGCAAGCCGCAATGCTCCACAGGTGATTAAAAGCCTTGGTGTTGAGGGTGTATTTGATTATGTGGCAGATGCAGGCAAAATTCTGAACGGTAAACCAGCCCCTGATATTTTTCTGGATGTGGCGCGTGCTCTGAACTCTGCCCCGACTGATGCTATTGGTGTGGAAGATGCTGTCGCAGGTGTAACAGCTATCAAAGCCGCTGGGATGATCGCAGTTGGTATTGGAGACCCAGCCCTTCTCCATGAAGCAGATGTAGTAATGCCTACTCCTGAGGGTTTGATTGAGTGTTTCAAGCTTATGCAGGCTAAAGCTTAG
- a CDS encoding glycoside hydrolase family 65 protein, whose product MGLVESNKNNAGHGMPDAWLLNEPVFDAAQLAVRETLMAQANGYLGTRGTYEEPVAAGIDTIEGTYINGAYLREPIHYDEKAYGFATHNNKMIMVPDVKRLMLRAGDSLLEQGSSSFTENTRSLDMRDGLLVSTRVWQVADTKSVRVRTKRFVSSVSSGLMVQEIEISSIDYSGPISLGTGIDAGYGIETETDDPRAGALSIRQCLAFCNVDISENTAVTTHTITDSERVIVTACGYDLESTGAVETCSVEESSFWGWDLALQLKAGERLLLRKYTAYADGAAENAEMLAKQAQETVEKAKSKGFENLMVEQRTAFAGFWKSADIEIQGDEAVQQGMRFNMFHLYQSTGRDGKRSLGAKGLSGPGYDGHYFWDTEIYAVPFFVFTQPATARSLITYRINALEGARARARIMGHSKGALYPWRTIGGEECSSFFPASTAQYHINAAIAYALIQYLEATEDQTILKEGGAEMLFETARLWMGLGQFSDRHDGKFCIFEVTGPDEYTAMVDNNLYTNAMAQHHLAHAAKIFADLQVSDPILIKGILDKTGMRAAEAQDWEKAANLMYLPYDDTMKVHEQCEGFFAKPEWDFAGTPAEKHPLLLHYHPLVIYRHQVLKQADVVLAQVLLSAQFSTEDKRRNLAYYEPRTTHDSTLSACMYSIANSEVGDRQKAYEMFEETYRMDLENRHANTHYGLHMACMAGSWLSLVYGFAGVRFEGGTLYFNPYLPKGWDEYSFSMHIKGRVIAVCVTASATVYKLHAGNDLEISHKGSLYRLVAGQPFKAE is encoded by the coding sequence ATGGGATTAGTTGAGAGTAACAAAAATAATGCAGGGCATGGCATGCCTGATGCGTGGCTTTTGAATGAGCCGGTATTTGATGCCGCACAGCTTGCTGTACGTGAAACCCTTATGGCACAGGCGAATGGTTACCTTGGTACACGCGGTACGTATGAAGAACCCGTGGCTGCAGGTATTGATACGATTGAAGGTACCTATATTAACGGCGCGTATCTGCGCGAACCTATTCACTACGACGAAAAAGCATACGGCTTTGCAACCCACAACAACAAAATGATCATGGTACCTGATGTGAAGCGGCTTATGTTGCGAGCAGGCGATAGCCTGTTGGAGCAGGGAAGTAGCTCATTCACTGAAAATACCCGCTCGCTTGATATGCGCGACGGTCTTCTGGTGAGCACTCGTGTCTGGCAGGTTGCAGATACCAAATCAGTGCGTGTTAGAACAAAGCGTTTTGTATCCAGTGTTTCTTCAGGCCTGATGGTGCAGGAAATTGAGATATCTTCCATTGATTATAGCGGCCCTATCAGTCTTGGTACAGGGATTGATGCGGGCTACGGTATTGAAACAGAAACCGATGATCCGCGCGCGGGCGCTCTTTCCATTCGGCAGTGTTTGGCATTTTGTAATGTTGATATTTCAGAAAATACAGCCGTTACGACGCACACTATTACAGACAGCGAGCGCGTGATTGTTACTGCTTGCGGGTATGATCTGGAAAGCACAGGGGCTGTTGAAACATGCTCTGTTGAAGAGAGTAGTTTTTGGGGCTGGGATTTGGCATTGCAGCTAAAGGCTGGTGAGCGATTACTGCTTCGAAAATATACCGCCTATGCGGACGGTGCTGCAGAAAATGCCGAAATGTTGGCGAAGCAGGCGCAAGAAACTGTTGAGAAGGCAAAATCAAAGGGTTTTGAAAACCTGATGGTAGAGCAGCGCACAGCCTTTGCAGGCTTTTGGAAATCAGCAGACATTGAAATACAGGGTGACGAGGCGGTGCAGCAGGGCATGCGGTTCAATATGTTCCACTTGTACCAATCAACCGGTCGTGACGGTAAGCGCTCGCTGGGTGCCAAGGGGCTTTCCGGGCCGGGGTATGATGGGCATTATTTCTGGGATACAGAAATTTACGCCGTACCGTTTTTTGTGTTTACCCAGCCTGCAACAGCACGTTCGCTTATAACATACCGTATTAATGCGCTTGAAGGTGCGCGTGCCCGTGCACGTATTATGGGGCATAGTAAAGGCGCACTTTACCCTTGGCGCACTATTGGCGGCGAGGAATGCTCATCATTTTTCCCGGCGAGCACGGCGCAGTACCATATTAATGCAGCTATTGCTTACGCGCTGATCCAATATCTGGAAGCGACAGAAGACCAAACTATTCTAAAGGAGGGCGGGGCAGAAATGCTGTTTGAAACCGCCCGGCTGTGGATGGGCCTTGGCCAGTTTAGTGACAGGCACGACGGCAAGTTTTGTATATTCGAGGTAACTGGCCCCGATGAATATACGGCGATGGTAGACAATAACCTTTATACCAATGCAATGGCGCAGCACCATTTGGCGCACGCGGCAAAGATTTTTGCTGACCTGCAGGTATCAGACCCGATACTTATAAAAGGCATTCTGGATAAAACCGGTATGCGCGCCGCTGAGGCCCAAGACTGGGAAAAGGCGGCAAATCTCATGTATCTGCCCTATGATGATACCATGAAGGTGCACGAACAATGTGAAGGCTTTTTCGCAAAACCAGAGTGGGACTTTGCTGGCACACCAGCGGAGAAACACCCCTTATTGCTGCATTATCACCCGTTGGTTATCTACCGGCATCAGGTGTTGAAACAGGCCGATGTTGTGCTGGCACAGGTGCTGCTCAGTGCGCAGTTTAGTACAGAAGATAAACGCCGTAATTTGGCTTATTATGAACCGCGCACTACACATGACAGCACCCTGTCGGCCTGCATGTACTCCATTGCTAATTCAGAGGTGGGCGATAGGCAAAAAGCCTATGAAATGTTTGAAGAAACATACCGTATGGATTTGGAAAACCGGCATGCCAACACCCATTACGGCCTCCATATGGCCTGTATGGCAGGCTCGTGGCTGTCGCTTGTTTATGGTTTTGCAGGGGTACGCTTTGAGGGGGGCACTTTATATTTTAACCCCTATCTGCCAAAGGGCTGGGATGAGTATAGCTTTAGTATGCACATCAAAGGGCGGGTTATTGCAGTTTGTGTGACGGCGTCGGCCACGGTTTACAAACTGCACGCTGGCAATGATTTGGAAATTAGCCATAAGGGTAGCCTGTACCGACTTGTAGCTGGCCAGCCCTTTAAAGCTGAGTAA
- a CDS encoding MFS transporter — protein MSVWRIKLSLFLTYFVFAILLNSVGTVILQVIKNYDLMHQSASVLEAFKDLPIAIVSFLLASFLPRFGFRKSMMLGLAIVTGACLSMPLLPSFLTTKLLFLATGVSFALVKVSVYSTVGLVTNSPKEHASFMNILEGVFMTGVLLGYAMFSYFVEDGVAKSQTWLDVYWVLAVMTVLAILLLYITPFDESEAVHKGNSLSDDFLDMLKLVIKPLGYVFALCVFLSVLIEQGIGSWLPTFNNEVLMLPESISIQATSIFAGSYALGRFCAGAVMARVSWYPVLNACLLAVMALVIISLPMAENIMPQENITWLTAPAAAYIFPLIGLFLAPIYPAINSIVLSALPKYQHSEMTGLIVIFSALGGTTGSLITGAIFGKLGGSTAFYCSLIPLVGILIALYFFRRLTAKAAANAE, from the coding sequence ATGTCTGTCTGGCGCATCAAACTTTCGCTGTTTCTAACCTATTTTGTTTTTGCAATTTTGCTGAACAGCGTGGGCACTGTCATTCTACAGGTTATTAAAAACTATGATCTGATGCACCAAAGCGCAAGTGTACTGGAAGCCTTTAAGGACCTGCCCATTGCCATAGTTTCGTTTCTGCTTGCATCATTTCTGCCGCGTTTCGGGTTTAGAAAGTCTATGATGCTAGGCCTCGCTATTGTCACTGGTGCCTGCCTTTCCATGCCACTGCTACCAAGCTTTCTAACCACCAAACTACTATTTCTGGCAACAGGCGTTTCTTTCGCACTTGTAAAAGTATCGGTTTATTCAACCGTTGGGCTGGTAACAAACTCGCCTAAAGAGCATGCCTCCTTTATGAATATCCTAGAAGGCGTGTTTATGACAGGTGTTCTACTTGGCTATGCCATGTTCAGCTATTTTGTAGAAGACGGCGTTGCAAAATCACAGACATGGCTTGATGTTTACTGGGTTCTTGCGGTTATGACAGTGCTTGCCATTCTGCTTTTGTACATAACCCCATTTGACGAAAGTGAGGCCGTACACAAAGGCAACTCACTGTCAGACGATTTCCTTGATATGCTGAAGCTGGTTATCAAGCCCCTTGGCTATGTATTTGCGTTATGCGTTTTTCTGTCTGTCCTTATTGAACAAGGTATCGGCTCATGGTTACCTACCTTCAATAACGAAGTGCTGATGCTGCCTGAAAGCATTAGTATTCAGGCAACCAGCATTTTTGCTGGCAGCTATGCATTGGGTCGTTTTTGTGCAGGCGCTGTTATGGCACGCGTGTCGTGGTACCCTGTTTTAAATGCCTGCTTGCTTGCGGTTATGGCGCTTGTCATTATCAGTCTGCCCATGGCAGAAAATATAATGCCACAAGAAAATATTACATGGCTAACCGCACCTGCCGCCGCTTATATATTCCCGTTAATTGGGCTGTTTCTGGCGCCTATCTATCCCGCGATCAATTCGATTGTATTAAGCGCTCTCCCTAAATATCAGCACTCAGAAATGACAGGCCTGATTGTTATTTTCTCTGCGCTCGGCGGCACAACCGGCTCGCTTATCACCGGTGCCATTTTTGGCAAACTTGGTGGCAGCACTGCTTTTTACTGCTCGCTTATCCCACTTGTTGGTATTCTTATCGCACTATATTTCTTCCGCCGCCTAACTGCCAAAGCTGCTGCGAACGCCGAATAA
- a CDS encoding RNA polymerase sigma factor, whose protein sequence is MSKIYESFIEHEKALKHYLRRFFSRAQDIEDIAQETFLKAFATEIRTDVRSPKALLFRAAKHLALNELAKKANTTTDYTEDFGGSDVFLDRNHTGAEAQIDSKRKLIVFSKALASLPPACKQVFILRKVEGLSAKEVAIKLNISVSGVEKHIAVGLMKCSQYFRENGYDPADFGMQVKSLAQKKAKDTDLGQGQDD, encoded by the coding sequence GTGAGCAAGATTTACGAAAGCTTCATAGAGCACGAAAAAGCGCTAAAGCACTATCTGCGGCGTTTCTTTTCACGTGCACAAGACATTGAAGATATAGCACAGGAAACTTTCCTCAAAGCCTTTGCCACTGAAATTCGTACTGATGTACGCTCGCCCAAAGCCTTGCTATTTCGCGCTGCAAAGCATCTGGCCCTCAATGAACTGGCGAAAAAAGCAAATACCACTACAGATTATACTGAGGATTTTGGCGGCTCAGATGTCTTTCTAGATAGAAACCATACAGGTGCCGAAGCACAGATAGACAGCAAACGTAAACTGATTGTTTTTTCAAAAGCACTCGCCAGTTTACCACCAGCCTGTAAGCAGGTTTTTATCCTGCGAAAAGTTGAAGGGCTTTCGGCCAAAGAGGTTGCAATAAAGCTGAATATTTCTGTCAGCGGCGTTGAAAAGCATATTGCTGTCGGCCTGATGAAATGTAGCCAATATTTCCGCGAGAATGGCTATGATCCAGCCGACTTCGGAATGCAGGTCAAATCATTGGCACAGAAAAAGGCTAAAGATACAGATTTGGGGCAAGGCCAAGATGACTAA
- a CDS encoding FecR family protein, producing the protein MTNGENIVSFPDRRVIEEEAAMWVAKMDTRDLIAAERQEFRNWLQKSPQHQEAIDRMAAIWSGSDILDDLNYEDTLEPAITGRQPQSRLIVWGMAVAASLLLAVTALLFNTSNPQAETGSSHYYTAVGELKTVTLVDGSSATLNTNSEIEVHYTPDTRTLELIRGEAHFKVAHDTSRPFLVYAGGSVVKAVGTAFSVFLREKNIEVTVDEGVVELLSAPETAQPINEKKGIPPAQNLTPIAALTVGQNAVFSTQIDHIEKLNQQTLDRKLLWREGFIAFAGEPLSEVIDNISRYTDVQIEIQDPSLKNTPIGGYFKVGDVDGMLEALENVFGVQVNRLDDKNITLTRAT; encoded by the coding sequence ATGACTAACGGCGAAAATATCGTTTCATTTCCTGACCGACGAGTCATTGAGGAAGAAGCCGCCATGTGGGTTGCCAAAATGGACACGCGCGACCTGATAGCCGCTGAACGGCAAGAATTTCGAAATTGGTTGCAAAAAAGCCCGCAACACCAAGAAGCGATTGACCGCATGGCAGCCATATGGTCTGGCAGTGATATCCTTGATGATTTAAATTATGAAGACACACTAGAGCCTGCAATAACAGGTCGCCAACCGCAATCTCGTCTTATTGTGTGGGGTATGGCGGTTGCCGCCTCCTTATTGCTCGCAGTGACAGCTTTGCTCTTCAATACTAGCAATCCGCAAGCAGAAACAGGCAGCTCACATTATTACACGGCTGTGGGCGAATTGAAAACTGTCACACTCGTTGATGGTTCCTCTGCGACCTTAAATACCAATAGTGAAATTGAAGTGCACTATACACCCGACACCCGAACATTGGAACTGATCCGCGGGGAAGCCCATTTCAAAGTAGCCCATGACACCAGCCGGCCTTTTCTGGTTTATGCCGGTGGCAGTGTTGTGAAGGCTGTGGGCACGGCTTTTAGCGTGTTTCTACGAGAAAAGAACATTGAGGTGACCGTGGATGAAGGCGTGGTTGAATTATTATCCGCGCCTGAAACAGCCCAACCAATCAACGAAAAAAAGGGTATTCCACCCGCCCAAAACCTGACCCCTATTGCAGCTTTAACCGTTGGCCAAAATGCTGTGTTCAGCACGCAAATTGACCATATTGAAAAGCTAAATCAGCAAACACTGGACCGTAAACTATTATGGAGAGAAGGCTTTATTGCCTTTGCCGGCGAACCTCTTTCCGAGGTGATAGATAACATCAGCAGATATACAGACGTTCAAATTGAAATACAGGACCCGAGCCTTAAAAATACGCCCATAGGAGGCTATTTTAAAGTCGGCGATGTAGACGGTATGCTTGAAGCACTTGAGAATGTTTTTGGCGTTCAGGTTAACCGCCTTGATGACAAAAACATAACCCTAACCCGGGCTACATAA